A genomic region of Caldicellulosiruptor acetigenus contains the following coding sequences:
- a CDS encoding Stp1/IreP family PP2C-type Ser/Thr phosphatase, producing MKCVRYVALTEKGNVRANNEDYYIVYTGEDGLNIFLIADGMGGHSAGEVASSLACQYVLDYILLNQKMLEYSLKETIKEAYRYANQKIINHQIKNPLLYGMGTTLAGLFCYKDKILVSNIGDSRVYIIDSNEIRQITEDHSLVYEMFKDGKITKEEIYTHPKKNIITKAVGIEEELEVDIYEFAREKGKDYCFLLCTDGLTNMVFETYIHKIFKENSFDEIGKRLIEKALEAGGIDNITVVYLLV from the coding sequence ATGAAATGCGTGAGATACGTTGCACTCACAGAAAAAGGAAATGTAAGGGCAAACAATGAGGATTATTATATTGTTTACACAGGGGAAGATGGTTTGAATATTTTCTTGATAGCTGATGGGATGGGTGGACACAGTGCAGGTGAGGTGGCAAGTAGCCTTGCCTGCCAGTATGTACTTGACTATATTTTATTGAATCAGAAAATGTTAGAATATTCTCTGAAAGAGACTATAAAAGAAGCTTACAGGTATGCAAACCAAAAGATTATAAACCATCAGATAAAAAATCCCCTTTTGTATGGAATGGGGACCACTTTAGCGGGACTATTTTGCTATAAAGATAAGATACTTGTGAGCAACATCGGAGACTCAAGAGTCTACATTATAGATAGTAATGAAATTAGACAAATTACAGAGGACCATTCTCTGGTTTATGAAATGTTCAAAGATGGGAAAATTACAAAAGAAGAAATTTATACCCATCCCAAGAAAAACATTATAACAAAAGCAGTTGGAATTGAAGAAGAGCTGGAAGTTGATATTTACGAGTTTGCACGAGAAAAAGGTAAGGATTACTGCTTTTTGCTGTGTACAGATGGACTTACCAACATGGTTTTTGAGACATACATACACAAGATATTTAAGGAAAACAGTTTTGATGAAATAGGGAAAAGATTAATAGAAAAAGCTCTTGAAGCAGGCGGAATTGACAATATAACCGTTGTCTACCTTTTGGTATGA
- the rsmB gene encoding 16S rRNA (cytosine(967)-C(5))-methyltransferase RsmB produces the protein MNTREAAFLLLFEVEKKKFSGMDSLMEKFHQKLKNEKDRALFVELVHGVLRYKNLIDYYINFVAKKGVKDRRILNILRVATYELLFLEKIPEYATVNEACEIASKISPHLKAFVNAILRNIIRNKNQIEESLERIKDVNYKSYVSIKLSYPRFLIDYLEESYGLEKTLKILEFLNTKPSQSIKINTKKTDVNTLTQELEKNGFKYEINSHNNEIIHVLKGNIKETELYKEGYFYFQDLASSLVVKFNQEDFKRAKKVIDLCAAPGGKTFNCAEVIDGFVVACDINEHKLDVLRENILRLGFDNIIVAKSDAEVFNPDFAEKFDIVIADLPCTGFGAIRKKPDIKWNKSYQDIENLHELQVRILDNAAGYLKKGGLLFYSTCTLSRKENEETVLKFLDKHRDFSLVSQITIFPDEFKCDGFFIAKLRKEGEK, from the coding sequence ATTAATACGAGAGAAGCAGCTTTTCTCCTACTGTTTGAGGTTGAAAAGAAAAAGTTTTCTGGTATGGACTCTTTGATGGAAAAATTCCATCAAAAATTAAAAAATGAAAAGGACAGGGCTTTGTTTGTTGAGCTGGTTCATGGTGTTTTGAGATACAAAAACCTTATTGATTACTATATTAATTTTGTTGCAAAAAAAGGAGTAAAGGATAGAAGGATATTAAACATTTTAAGAGTTGCAACATACGAACTTCTTTTTCTTGAAAAGATTCCAGAATATGCAACAGTGAACGAGGCATGTGAAATTGCAAGCAAAATAAGTCCACATTTAAAGGCTTTTGTGAATGCAATTTTGAGAAATATAATCAGAAACAAAAACCAAATAGAAGAGTCATTGGAAAGAATTAAGGATGTGAACTATAAAAGTTATGTCTCAATAAAGCTTTCTTATCCCAGGTTTTTAATAGATTATTTAGAAGAAAGTTATGGACTTGAAAAAACTTTGAAAATTTTGGAATTTTTAAATACGAAACCTTCTCAGAGTATAAAGATAAATACTAAAAAAACCGATGTAAATACTTTAACACAGGAGCTTGAAAAAAACGGATTTAAGTATGAGATTAATTCTCATAACAATGAAATAATCCATGTTTTGAAGGGTAACATAAAGGAAACAGAACTTTATAAGGAAGGCTATTTCTATTTTCAGGATTTGGCATCTTCTCTTGTTGTAAAGTTTAACCAAGAAGATTTTAAAAGAGCAAAGAAAGTGATAGACCTGTGTGCCGCACCAGGTGGAAAGACTTTTAACTGCGCAGAGGTTATAGATGGGTTTGTTGTTGCATGTGATATAAACGAACATAAGCTTGATGTATTGCGAGAAAACATTTTGCGGCTTGGTTTTGATAATATCATTGTTGCAAAAAGTGACGCTGAGGTTTTTAACCCTGATTTTGCCGAAAAATTTGACATTGTGATTGCCGACCTTCCATGTACGGGTTTTGGTGCAATTAGGAAAAAGCCTGATATCAAATGGAACAAAAGTTATCAGGATATTGAGAATCTTCATGAGCTGCAGGTAAGAATACTTGACAATGCCGCAGGCTATTTAAAAAAAGGAGGACTTCTTTTTTATTCTACATGCACCCTGTCAAGAAAAGAAAATGAAGAGACAGTTTTAAAGTTTTTAGACAAGCACAGAGATTTTTCATTGGTATCCCAAATAACCATTTTCCCTGATGAGTTTAAATGTGATGGATTTTTTATAGCTAAACTTAGAAAAGAGGGCGAAAAATAA
- the priA gene encoding replication restart helicase PriA, with protein sequence MIAQVCINYQDANVDKVFDYLVPPHLENSIEIGKRVYVSFGVSNRIVEGLVVGIKQTTDIEENKLKSVLAVIDKFSIVSKEQIELAFSMKNYYALNLGEALSLVIPPFVSSKQIYNICAKKHEENRNLDDDLKKLYESILKKPVSINSKIAKENKEKIVKLFLKGLLEFDLKNFDTNENTEKNLPLVEPNYNLTEEQHKALNSIISAFDEGGYRNILLFGVTGSGKTEVYIRAIQYAIEKGKSVIFMVPEISLTPQMIENVQNRIGNKVLVYHSKMKSTDRLNSWLAARNKEAVVVIGPRSAVFAPVNNLGLIIVDEEHEPSYKSEKSPRINAVEVAQMRAKINNIPIILGSATPSIEHYFYAKKGRYLLCTLKNRINKTLPEVLIVDMKKEILEGNKSIFSRLLLNEIENNLQKGEQVLLFLNRRGYSPIVICRECGYVFMCKNCSISLTYHKEGYLKCHYCGYKEEYRGVCTKCNSRYVRQYGSGTQKIEEEIKVYFKDARVLRMDSDTTSKKDATQQLLKKFREKEVDILVGTQMIAKGLHFPDLTLVGVIDADILLNMPDFRSRERTFQLLTQVAGRSGREKPGKVIIQTFNPEDYSIVFASKHDYESFYTQEMKLRKMMEYPPYSYVVNFVVVAREQHMAKRGIEHVYAILKEYENESDMKIYGPSENPIFKIENQYRYHILVKFKRAGQMISIANLIKERYNYNNASLIIDVNPLDTL encoded by the coding sequence ATGATAGCTCAGGTTTGTATCAACTACCAGGATGCCAATGTTGATAAGGTGTTTGATTATTTGGTACCACCACATCTTGAAAATAGCATTGAGATAGGGAAAAGAGTGTATGTCAGCTTTGGAGTTTCAAATAGAATAGTTGAAGGCCTTGTTGTTGGAATAAAGCAAACTACTGATATAGAGGAAAATAAGCTCAAGAGCGTGCTTGCTGTAATTGATAAGTTTTCAATTGTTTCAAAGGAACAGATAGAACTTGCTTTTTCAATGAAAAATTACTATGCGTTGAATTTGGGAGAGGCTTTGTCGCTTGTTATACCTCCTTTTGTGAGCAGCAAACAGATATATAATATCTGTGCCAAAAAGCATGAAGAAAATAGGAACTTGGATGATGATTTAAAAAAGTTGTACGAAAGTATTTTGAAAAAACCGGTGAGCATAAATTCAAAGATTGCAAAAGAGAACAAAGAAAAAATAGTGAAGCTCTTTTTGAAAGGGCTTTTGGAGTTTGATTTGAAGAATTTTGATACGAATGAAAATACTGAGAAAAATCTGCCGCTGGTAGAACCTAATTATAATTTGACTGAAGAACAGCACAAAGCTCTAAATAGTATAATCTCTGCGTTTGATGAAGGAGGATACAGAAATATTCTCTTATTTGGAGTCACAGGAAGTGGAAAAACAGAAGTTTATATAAGAGCGATACAATATGCAATTGAAAAAGGCAAGAGTGTAATATTTATGGTACCAGAAATCTCACTCACACCACAGATGATAGAAAATGTTCAAAATAGAATAGGCAATAAGGTTTTAGTATATCACAGCAAAATGAAAAGTACAGATAGGCTAAATAGTTGGCTTGCTGCCAGAAACAAAGAAGCGGTTGTGGTAATTGGCCCGCGTTCGGCAGTTTTCGCCCCTGTTAATAACCTTGGTCTTATAATTGTCGATGAAGAGCATGAACCAAGCTACAAATCCGAAAAATCGCCGCGGATAAATGCTGTTGAGGTTGCCCAGATGAGAGCAAAGATAAACAATATCCCGATTATATTAGGCTCTGCCACACCTTCTATTGAGCACTATTTTTATGCCAAAAAAGGAAGATACCTTCTTTGTACATTAAAGAACAGAATAAACAAGACCCTGCCAGAAGTTCTAATTGTTGATATGAAAAAAGAAATCTTAGAAGGTAACAAGTCCATTTTTAGTAGGCTTTTGCTGAATGAAATAGAGAACAATTTGCAAAAAGGTGAGCAGGTTCTTCTTTTTTTAAACAGGAGAGGTTATTCTCCAATTGTTATATGCCGTGAGTGCGGTTATGTTTTTATGTGTAAAAACTGCAGCATTTCACTTACATACCACAAAGAGGGATATTTAAAATGTCACTATTGCGGGTATAAAGAGGAATATAGAGGTGTGTGTACAAAATGTAACAGCAGGTATGTCAGACAATATGGTAGTGGCACCCAGAAGATAGAGGAAGAGATAAAAGTGTATTTTAAAGATGCAAGGGTTTTGCGTATGGACAGTGATACAACTTCAAAAAAAGATGCAACTCAGCAGCTTCTAAAAAAGTTCAGGGAAAAAGAGGTAGATATTCTTGTGGGGACGCAGATGATTGCAAAAGGATTGCACTTTCCAGACTTGACCTTGGTGGGAGTTATAGATGCAGATATTCTTTTGAACATGCCAGATTTCAGGAGTAGAGAAAGAACATTTCAACTTCTTACACAGGTTGCAGGAAGGTCTGGCAGGGAAAAGCCAGGAAAAGTTATAATTCAGACTTTTAACCCTGAAGATTACAGCATTGTGTTTGCTTCAAAGCACGACTATGAAAGCTTTTATACTCAGGAGATGAAACTGAGAAAAATGATGGAATATCCACCTTATTCGTACGTAGTCAACTTTGTTGTTGTGGCAAGAGAACAGCATATGGCAAAAAGAGGAATAGAACATGTATATGCTATTCTCAAGGAGTATGAAAATGAAAGTGACATGAAGATTTATGGTCCAAGTGAAAATCCTATCTTTAAAATAGAAAACCAGTACAGGTATCACATACTAGTGAAGTTCAAAAGAGCTGGGCAGATGATTAGTATAGCAAATCTAATCAAAGAAAGATATAATTATAATAACGCGTCGCTTATCATCGACGTAAATCCTTTGGATACACTTTAA
- the def gene encoding peptide deformylase, with product MALRKIRTYEDEILRKKSKVVEKFDQRLCQLLDDMKDTMYEANGIGLAAPQVGVLKRAVVIDIGEGAIELVNPEIEHSEGSAVDVEGCLSVPNVWGEVERPQKVIVKAQDRFGNEFRLEAEGLLARAVCHEIDHLDGILFVDKVIRFVSEEEIEQRRSKGEKMDLE from the coding sequence ATGGCACTGAGAAAGATAAGAACATATGAAGATGAGATACTGCGCAAAAAATCGAAGGTTGTTGAGAAATTTGACCAGCGGCTTTGCCAGCTTCTTGACGATATGAAAGATACCATGTATGAAGCAAACGGCATTGGTCTTGCAGCGCCCCAAGTGGGAGTGCTCAAAAGAGCAGTTGTGATTGATATAGGAGAAGGCGCAATTGAACTTGTAAATCCTGAAATAGAACACAGTGAAGGAAGTGCTGTGGATGTAGAAGGGTGTCTTTCTGTTCCAAATGTCTGGGGTGAGGTTGAAAGACCACAGAAAGTGATAGTAAAAGCTCAGGATAGGTTTGGAAATGAATTTAGACTTGAAGCAGAGGGGCTTTTAGCAAGGGCTGTGTGTCATGAGATAGATCATCTTGATGGGATTTTGTTTGTTGACAAGGTTATACGATTTGTATCTGAAGAGGAGATTGAACAAAGGCGCTCTAAGGGTGAGAAGATGGATTTAGAATAA
- a CDS encoding zinc metallopeptidase — MFYYFDPLYLVFAIPAFLISLIAQMRVQMVFSKYSRVRTFSGLTGAEVAKNILWSNGIYDVRVEYVPGLLTDHYDPRFRVLRLSQGVFDSNSVAAVGVAAHEAGHAIQHYQKYPWLALRTAMVPVVNIGSNLAFPLILIGLLLKNGDIFINLGILLFSLAVVFTLITLPVELNASKRAVEALKVSGVILPDEEIAVKKVLGAAAMTYVAAVSVAILQLLYYISLVQRRRDD; from the coding sequence GTGTTTTACTATTTTGACCCTTTGTATCTTGTGTTTGCTATTCCCGCATTTTTGATATCTCTTATAGCTCAAATGAGGGTCCAGATGGTTTTTTCAAAGTATTCCAGAGTCAGAACATTTTCAGGGCTGACAGGTGCCGAGGTTGCCAAAAATATACTGTGGTCCAACGGTATTTATGATGTCAGAGTAGAATATGTACCGGGACTTTTGACAGACCATTACGACCCGCGATTTAGAGTGCTCAGACTATCACAGGGTGTTTTTGATTCCAATTCTGTTGCTGCAGTTGGAGTTGCTGCACATGAGGCAGGGCATGCCATTCAGCACTACCAAAAATATCCGTGGCTGGCTCTTAGAACTGCCATGGTACCTGTTGTGAATATAGGGTCGAATTTGGCTTTTCCGCTTATTTTGATAGGGCTTTTACTGAAGAATGGAGATATATTTATAAATCTTGGAATTTTGCTTTTCAGTTTAGCAGTTGTGTTTACCTTGATTACACTGCCTGTTGAGTTAAATGCCAGCAAAAGGGCTGTAGAGGCGTTAAAAGTATCAGGCGTTATACTTCCTGACGAAGAGATAGCAGTAAAGAAAGTGCTTGGTGCGGCTGCTATGACATATGTTGCAGCAGTATCTGTTGCTATACTTCAGCTTTTATATTATATTAGTTTAGTTCAACGAAGAAGGGATGATTAA
- the coaBC gene encoding bifunctional phosphopantothenoylcysteine decarboxylase/phosphopantothenate--cysteine ligase CoaBC — MRLKNKNVLIGICGGIAAYKVCELIRLLKKNEANVKVIMTKNAQKFITPLTLQTLSQNKIYTDTFESEYSYDIEHISLTTWADILVVAPATANIIGKFANGIADDLLSTTFLAFDKPVLIVPAMNSNMFENAIVKQNIHKLKSVGINFVEPESGFLACGVYGKGRYPENQKILIEIEKLLCNQDLAGKKVLITAGPTREYLDPIRFISNRSSGKMGYALAEEAYKRGAQVTVVSGPVSINTYADIEIIHVQTASQMYQKVKDIYAQYDILIFSAAVADYRPKTTNKNKIKKENTDELVVELIKNPDILKFVGENKKPGQIIVGFSAETENVLENSQKKLEAKNADLIVANNVLEEGAGFDVDTNIVTLISKEKIENLPKMNKSEVAKRIFDHVLTYLCKV; from the coding sequence ATGAGATTAAAAAATAAAAATGTTTTAATAGGAATATGTGGTGGGATAGCAGCATACAAGGTGTGCGAGCTTATAAGACTTTTAAAGAAAAATGAAGCAAACGTGAAGGTAATAATGACAAAAAATGCCCAAAAGTTTATAACTCCTTTGACACTGCAAACTCTTTCCCAAAACAAAATTTATACAGATACTTTTGAAAGCGAATATTCATATGATATAGAACATATCTCTCTTACAACGTGGGCAGATATTCTTGTAGTAGCTCCTGCTACTGCAAACATAATTGGGAAATTTGCAAATGGTATTGCAGATGATTTGCTTTCCACCACCTTTTTGGCGTTTGACAAACCTGTGCTGATTGTGCCTGCAATGAATTCTAATATGTTTGAAAATGCTATTGTGAAGCAAAATATTCACAAGCTAAAATCGGTGGGAATAAACTTTGTTGAGCCCGAATCAGGGTTTTTGGCATGCGGTGTGTATGGCAAGGGAAGATATCCAGAAAATCAAAAGATATTGATTGAGATAGAAAAGCTTCTTTGTAACCAAGACTTGGCAGGAAAGAAAGTGCTCATTACTGCAGGACCTACAAGGGAATATTTAGACCCCATCAGGTTTATTTCAAACAGGTCATCTGGCAAAATGGGTTATGCTTTAGCTGAAGAGGCATACAAAAGAGGGGCTCAAGTTACAGTTGTTTCAGGTCCTGTGAGTATCAACACATATGCTGACATAGAAATTATACATGTTCAGACAGCTTCTCAGATGTATCAAAAGGTAAAAGATATTTACGCGCAGTACGATATACTAATCTTTTCTGCAGCTGTAGCAGATTATAGACCTAAAACTACAAACAAAAACAAGATTAAAAAGGAAAACACGGATGAACTGGTTGTTGAGCTTATTAAAAATCCAGATATCTTAAAGTTTGTGGGAGAGAATAAAAAACCGGGTCAAATAATTGTGGGATTTTCAGCAGAGACAGAAAATGTTTTAGAGAACTCTCAAAAGAAATTAGAAGCGAAAAATGCTGATTTGATTGTTGCAAACAATGTGCTTGAAGAAGGTGCAGGGTTTGATGTTGATACAAACATTGTGACACTCATATCAAAAGAAAAGATAGAAAATCTTCCGAAAATGAACAAAAGTGAAGTTGCTAAAAGAATTTTTGACCATGTATTGACTTACCTCTGCAAAGTGTAG
- the pknB gene encoding Stk1 family PASTA domain-containing Ser/Thr kinase yields MDEFVIGNRYKVEEKLGSGGMSVVYKAKDAILNRYVAIKVLRSEFATDEEFLQRFRTEALAAASLSHPNIVSIYDVGEQDGMYYIVMEYVNGKTLKEFMKETGRLSPKDATTIAIQVLRALDHAHKKGIVHRDIKPQNILIDENGIIKVTDFGIARAVSTGTIINTNLTIGSVHYFSPEQARGGYVDSRSDLYSLGVVLYEMVTGVLPFDGDTPISIALKHLQEQPIKPTLYNPNIPKSLEAIILKAMQKDILLRYQSASEMIQDLKNSLIEPEGDFVKIESHENAATKQFQLEKIKSDNTVVDPKKESKEKRKDWIYVVAGILTALIIVAIGWLIFYNAIGKSLTYQEDNITMPDLVGFSIDDAKAKLDELGLKYSVEEQNDPAEKGTVINQDPAAGIKVKKDITVKLTVSKGPEMVKVPDVVGLNIKDAQIELDNSGLSVEIKRDYSDKPVDTVIEQQPSANQLIEKNGTVILTVSLGPKIEKVVVPDVTGMNIVDAKDVLQKNGLNVGNITYKEVTDRESDIVISQSPSYGQQVVKGSTVDLIVTKKVEPKTTTKIIIKTVILPSDLEEANVKIVVSSNGNESIVFDRIVKKEETPLQVKIPITGPSTIRMYINDQLSTEETVE; encoded by the coding sequence ATGGATGAGTTTGTAATAGGCAACAGATATAAAGTTGAGGAGAAGTTAGGAAGCGGTGGAATGTCGGTTGTGTACAAAGCCAAAGATGCAATTTTGAATAGATATGTTGCCATAAAAGTTTTAAGGTCGGAATTTGCAACAGACGAGGAATTTTTGCAACGGTTCAGAACAGAAGCACTGGCAGCTGCATCTCTTTCGCATCCCAACATTGTATCAATCTATGATGTTGGTGAGCAGGACGGGATGTACTACATAGTTATGGAATATGTAAATGGCAAAACTCTAAAAGAGTTTATGAAAGAAACGGGCAGGCTCAGTCCAAAAGATGCAACAACCATTGCTATACAGGTTTTGAGAGCTTTGGACCATGCCCACAAAAAAGGTATTGTGCACAGGGATATAAAACCTCAAAATATTTTGATTGATGAAAATGGAATTATCAAAGTAACAGATTTTGGAATTGCACGGGCAGTTTCAACAGGCACCATTATAAACACAAATCTCACCATTGGTTCTGTCCACTATTTTTCACCAGAACAGGCAAGAGGAGGATATGTGGACAGCAGGTCTGACCTGTACTCTCTTGGAGTTGTTCTTTATGAAATGGTGACAGGAGTTTTGCCATTTGATGGAGATACTCCGATTTCTATTGCGCTAAAACACCTGCAAGAACAGCCAATAAAACCCACACTTTACAACCCCAATATACCAAAAAGCTTAGAAGCAATAATCTTAAAGGCAATGCAAAAAGATATTTTGCTGAGGTATCAATCAGCCAGTGAGATGATTCAAGATTTGAAAAATTCGCTCATTGAACCAGAGGGTGATTTTGTCAAGATAGAGTCGCATGAAAATGCTGCTACCAAACAGTTTCAGCTTGAAAAGATAAAATCAGATAATACCGTAGTAGACCCAAAAAAAGAGTCAAAAGAAAAAAGAAAAGATTGGATTTATGTTGTAGCAGGGATTTTAACTGCGCTTATTATTGTTGCAATAGGTTGGCTAATATTTTATAATGCTATTGGGAAAAGCTTGACTTATCAAGAAGATAATATAACAATGCCAGACCTTGTAGGTTTTTCGATTGATGATGCGAAGGCAAAACTTGATGAGCTGGGGCTAAAATATTCGGTTGAAGAGCAAAACGACCCGGCTGAGAAAGGTACAGTCATCAATCAAGACCCTGCTGCAGGCATCAAGGTAAAAAAAGATATTACTGTAAAGCTCACTGTAAGCAAAGGACCAGAAATGGTCAAAGTACCTGATGTGGTTGGGCTCAATATCAAAGATGCCCAGATAGAGCTTGATAACAGTGGCTTGAGCGTTGAGATAAAGAGAGATTATTCTGACAAGCCAGTGGATACGGTTATTGAGCAGCAGCCTTCTGCAAACCAGCTCATAGAAAAAAATGGTACTGTAATTTTGACTGTAAGCTTAGGGCCAAAAATAGAAAAAGTAGTAGTTCCAGACGTTACAGGAATGAATATAGTTGATGCCAAGGATGTTTTACAAAAAAACGGACTTAACGTCGGGAACATAACTTATAAAGAGGTCACAGACAGAGAGTCTGATATTGTTATCAGCCAATCACCATCTTATGGGCAGCAGGTTGTAAAAGGAAGCACTGTTGATTTAATAGTGACCAAAAAGGTTGAGCCAAAAACCACTACTAAGATAATCATAAAGACGGTAATTTTACCTTCTGATTTAGAAGAAGCAAATGTTAAAATAGTGGTTAGCTCAAACGGAAATGAGAGCATTGTATTTGATAGAATAGTGAAAAAAGAAGAGACTCCTTTGCAGGTGAAAATTCCTATTACTGGACCATCTACAATCAGGATGTATATAAATGACCAATTATCAACAGAGGAGACGGTGGAGTAG
- the rlmN gene encoding 23S rRNA (adenine(2503)-C(2))-methyltransferase RlmN codes for MKRLIKDLTIDEFKIWLESVGEKPFRATQVFEWLYKKNATDVMQFTNLPLELRKKIEDEFLINSLQILKYQSDGESIKFLFELCDKNGVESVFLPYRYGNAICVSTQVGCKMNCRFCASTIGGFVRNLSPGEMVDQIINAENFTGKRITNVVLMGSGEPFDNIENVFKFIEIINSKEGKNIGARHITISTVGIVEGIYRLCDFPKQVNLAISLHAPNNSLRDKLVPINKKYPVEDIMKAVDYYIKRTNRRVTFEYALIDGVNDSIECAQELGKMLKGKLVHVNLIPVNPVEEKGFRRPSKEKIKAFFETLRSYQIQVTIRRELGSSISAACGQLRRRYFNISEK; via the coding sequence ATGAAAAGGCTTATAAAGGACTTAACAATAGATGAGTTTAAGATCTGGCTTGAAAGTGTTGGCGAAAAGCCTTTTAGAGCAACCCAGGTTTTTGAGTGGCTTTACAAGAAAAATGCTACTGATGTAATGCAATTTACAAATCTTCCCCTTGAACTTCGAAAAAAGATTGAGGATGAGTTTTTGATAAACTCTTTACAGATTTTGAAATATCAAAGTGATGGAGAGAGTATAAAATTCCTGTTTGAACTTTGCGATAAAAATGGAGTTGAAAGCGTGTTTCTACCTTATCGGTATGGGAATGCAATATGCGTCTCAACACAAGTTGGATGCAAAATGAACTGCAGGTTTTGTGCCTCTACCATAGGCGGGTTTGTAAGAAACCTTTCGCCAGGAGAGATGGTTGACCAGATAATCAATGCAGAAAACTTTACAGGCAAAAGAATAACAAATGTGGTTCTGATGGGAAGTGGCGAGCCATTTGACAACATTGAAAATGTGTTTAAATTTATTGAGATAATAAACTCAAAAGAGGGGAAGAACATAGGGGCAAGGCATATCACCATTTCCACAGTTGGCATAGTTGAAGGAATTTATAGGCTCTGTGATTTTCCAAAACAAGTAAACCTTGCAATATCTCTGCATGCCCCAAATAATAGCCTGAGAGACAAGCTTGTTCCGATAAACAAAAAGTATCCTGTTGAAGATATTATGAAAGCAGTTGATTACTACATTAAAAGGACTAATAGAAGAGTTACTTTTGAGTACGCCCTGATAGATGGGGTAAATGATTCTATTGAATGTGCTCAAGAGCTTGGCAAGATGCTAAAAGGTAAGCTTGTACATGTAAACTTGATTCCTGTAAACCCTGTTGAAGAAAAAGGCTTCAGAAGACCTTCAAAGGAAAAAATAAAAGCATTTTTTGAAACCTTAAGATCATATCAGATTCAAGTTACAATCAGAAGAGAGCTTGGCAGTAGTATATCTGCAGCGTGCGGACAGCTGAGAAGACGATATTTTAACATTTCAGAAAAGTAG
- the fmt gene encoding methionyl-tRNA formyltransferase codes for MGTPEFAVDVLRKLTQEPFVNLKLVVTQPDKPFGRKQILTAPAVKEFAQKVGIEVVQPEKLKNNEEFYELLKEINPDTIVVVAYGKILPKEVLEIPKYGCINVHASLLPEYRGAAPIQRVLMDGKEYTGVTIMKMDEGLDTGDILLQKEVKIENNDDILTLSKKLAEVGSQLLIETLRNIESITPVKQDHSRATYAPPIKKEEGKIDWDMCAKEIYNKFRALKIWPGIFTTFKEKLLKIHDMEIAQDNKDNINSNVPNGTVVEIDDSSIIIKVRDGLIRLKLLQLEGGKKIGARDFVNGYKIKRGDVLA; via the coding sequence ATGGGGACACCTGAGTTTGCAGTTGATGTTTTACGAAAACTTACTCAAGAGCCGTTTGTCAATTTAAAACTTGTTGTGACCCAACCTGATAAACCTTTTGGAAGAAAGCAAATATTGACAGCACCAGCTGTTAAAGAGTTTGCTCAAAAAGTTGGGATAGAAGTTGTTCAACCAGAAAAACTAAAGAATAACGAGGAGTTTTATGAACTTCTAAAAGAGATAAACCCTGATACAATCGTGGTTGTTGCGTATGGAAAAATTCTTCCCAAAGAAGTGCTTGAGATACCTAAGTATGGTTGCATAAACGTGCATGCATCACTTTTGCCTGAATACAGAGGGGCTGCGCCAATTCAAAGAGTGCTTATGGATGGCAAGGAATATACAGGTGTTACTATAATGAAAATGGACGAGGGATTAGACACAGGAGATATTCTTCTTCAAAAAGAAGTCAAAATTGAAAATAATGATGACATTTTGACACTTTCAAAAAAGCTTGCAGAAGTGGGTAGCCAGCTTTTAATTGAAACTTTGAGGAATATAGAAAGTATAACTCCTGTAAAACAGGACCACAGCAGAGCAACGTACGCACCACCTATAAAAAAGGAAGAAGGAAAAATTGACTGGGATATGTGTGCAAAGGAAATTTATAACAAGTTCAGAGCTCTTAAGATATGGCCAGGGATTTTTACAACTTTCAAAGAAAAACTTTTAAAAATTCACGATATGGAAATTGCTCAAGATAATAAAGACAACATTAATAGTAATGTACCAAATGGTACTGTGGTTGAGATAGATGACAGCAGCATTATAATAAAAGTTAGAGATGGACTGATAAGACTTAAACTTCTTCAGCTTGAAGGTGGAAAAAAGATTGGTGCAAGAGACTTTGTCAATGGGTATAAAATAAAAAGAGGAGATGTTTTAGCCTAA